ttattgtGTATTATCATGTTGTTTATCTTGATGTTTGGATGAGAGATTGCTTTTGTGGTCCTATTCGATTGCACTAAAAATATCATCTTTGTGACTGATGATTGGAAGAAATcttgttattataatatatatttttgtcttgatttctcataatagtattattattattactactacaaatcgtgtttttttttcataagtaACTAGAGTTGATTAAAGAGGACTGTGTTGACCATTTGGTAATTGGGATAAGCCGTGGTGAAACTTGTGGCATGTATTAACCAATCAAACGTGTTAGTTCTTGGTTGTTACCTGGAAATAATTGCTACTTAGGAGATACCATAAAATGCCGTTGCTAGAAATTTATAATGGAGCATCCgatcttatataaaaatatcagtgTTATCTTTTTATCAATGTAGATGATTTTCCCTGACAAGgcttgttttgtttatttgcCTGCAATTGAATCTAAGAATCACTTTTGAATTGAGTTCACAATTAATTGCATTTAGCGGATGTTAATATTGTTAGTAGTAAGGTCAACAGAATTTAGAGTGtatctaaaatacaaaattatagtcttgtatttataaaacaaatagtACTATTGGTGTAATTAGACGAAATATCCATCTATTCACACTTCATTTTTATTCTCATGAGAATTGGTGGGAAAAAGTATATTCAcaaggtaacatttgaaagttATATTCTAACCCAGTTATCTCTTATCTGTTATATCAAATTGGTGAGTACAATGAGTTGAAGCTCGCATACATAATTGTAAAATCATGGAATCCTGTGAGGAATATTGTGATCTTAGCAACCCTGAGTAGTAGGGATCTTTTTGAGACCTTGCTCACTaggaaaaaatgatttttattttaactacaTTTTTCCATAGACTGTCCCTGTCGCCTGAACAATAAAGTTATTGTGGAATGCTCTTCCATGTGTTGTTCTGCCTGTTGCTGATGTTGGAAAACTATGATCATTCATTAGATGTATGCTCTTGTTTTCTATAATTGTTAGTTTCTATTTGTGAAGGGCTTGAAAGGATCTGGTGACGAAGACCGTGCTGAGCATGATATTCTAGGGCACCACTCATCCAGAAAACAGCGGGAAGACATTTCCTCAGATGATGAACAGCTAGATTCTCGCCGAGGACGTTCTAAATTAGAACGCTGGACAAGCCATAAAGAAAGAGATTTCAGTATCAACAAATCCTCTTCTTCGTTGAAGTTCAAAGACATTGATAAggataataataacaaaaacgGTGGATCTTCTGAAGATGGGAAACCTGCGGATGATCCTGCTAAAACTGTTGATGTTAATAACCAACATGTCTTGTCGGCAGAAGCAAGGGATTCTGCAGATATGGAGAATAAGGATGCTGATACAAAAGAAATGGGAGATCGGCACCTTGATACAGTTGAGAGGTTGAAAAAGCGTAGCGAAAGGTTCAAGCTCCCTATGCCAAGTGAAAAAGAGGCCCTAGTCATCAAGAAGTTAGAAAGTGAACCACTCCCTTCTGCCAAAAGTGAAAATCCAGTAGATTCAGAAGTCAAACAAGAACGACCTGCCCGTAAAAGAAGATGGGTCACTAACTGAATAAGAAATTTTCAGCTTGgcctgattttttttataatcctAAAACCCTGCAAGCCCAGCCATGCTTAGCAGCATATCTATTGAATGTTGAAAAAGGGCATATACAGGATTTGTGACAATTTGTACTTGGAGTAATGTCATCTTGTAACCTTACTACCTATACATTCAACGTACACTGTATATATACAAGTAAATTGTAAAACATGAACTGCCAGTACAGGTGGGACATATTTTCAGTGTCCAAATATGGCTCTTACCCAGATAATCTGGGTAACAATTATTATTGGTGAACGTGACATTCAGAAACCATTGGCATGGCTGGTGGGGCATTGAGCCTGATACTGGCACCTTCCACTTCAGATCTGAAGGGTCAAAGCTTTTGGAAAACGTCTTGGTGAAGGGCTACCCGAAGAGATGCATGCTGTCTGCTTCTTGAATGTCTTttcttaaattgaattaaatagaTGGCAtgagttattttctttgttgtaGACTCTTTAGGCAAGTGTGGATTACTATTTCTTCTTCTACCTTTAAATTTTACGCGGGAATCGTTGAATGTTAGCAATGAGCCTTTGTTGTATCTAGAGATCAAATGACTTGTAGTTTAGAGGTTAGGAATTTCAACAAGTAATGAAAGAAAGTAAAAGCGTATGTATTATCTTTTTGCTCAAATGCACATCTGGTTCTTCAAGTATGAAATCGATCTTTCAAAGTTTAGATAGTAATGCAAATGTTGATATGTGAGAAACATAAATGGCGTTAAATAAGTGAAGAAGTTGTGAAATGTCCACTTTTTTACCTTAATTGACCCAAACATAGCATTATATGTATGAATTTGATGCTTGGTTTATCTAGTTCAAAATATACCTTGCTCTTTTAGTTTTCTAGAAAATAAGTGTTAAAATCTCTTTagaaaattgtttgaaatagTCATGTTATTGGATTGATTCGAGACTTACAAACATTTAGATTCAAGTGTTTTGTGATTTGTAAACACTATTGGGTTTTCAATTAGGATTTGAGTTCaacatttagaaataaaaaagaataaaagtatttGATATTATGAAATGGTTTAGACAATTCAAGCTTAAAGTTTGTAACATTGTGTATTTGAAATTGGATCACATTATTGGGAGTTGATAAACTGTTTTCTTCACTTTGTGTAGGCTGTCtccaataatttatttgttttggtttattttctttagtgtaACCATGAATCTTgttgtaattgattattataagagataaataatcaattaaaatgttcaaaagtctcttaaaataacttttgaaaaaccTCAATAaccttttcttaaatttatgaTGATTTATGCTATCAGAAAATAGATGGAAAAATTTCTCTACATGCataattcaaagatatcaaacaaaaatGCTATATAACACACATTAGAATTGATTATCTTCATAATCAAAATATCTTCAAGTAATGATCCTTCAAGCATTAGTCTTGATCAACACCACAATTTCATGTATTTATGTACAACTACAATTCAATGAAAAAACTTTCAAATTGAAACTAACAAACTCTTGTAAATTATGAGTCTTTGATATTAGctagaaagaaaacaaagatttaTAACTTTGCAAGCAAATAAATGCTTCTTGTTTTCATGTCTGTTGTAGTTCGTGTAAACAAAGGTATTCGTTGATACTCAATCTCATGTGTTTTTGAATTATAAGTATAATtcatcaaaaatatattcaaatttaaaacaattaacttCTAAAATCTATGTACTTGAAAATACATCCAGGCCTTTTGTAATTCTTGATGAACTTTCTTGAAGTATGCAATTCAGGCATAACGTAGAATCTTGATCTAAAATTGCAATTCAACAAAAGTACATTCAAACTAAAGTATTCAACTCCAAAAATTTGTGAGCTTCTCACactacaaaaactaaaaacaatgaGTTATCTTGGTGAGTAAAGAAATGTTTCTTGTTTTTATACTTCTTGTAGTTCTTTGGAAACTTTACTAAACATTTTCAAGAGGCTCAATACCAAGTTTTAAACTACATTTagaattcaataaattaaaataaaataaaattgaagtaatCAATATGCGTTTGTCCTTGAAACACCAAGAGATTACTAAGAGAGGAGCAATTATAAGTTTGTTTTCTTCAGGACTGTTTCCAACTTCTAATGAATCAtccaaaagatataaaaaaataagcagttacattattataaaatttagagttATTTTGGAGTTTGCTTTGTTTACTTACATAGATTCGACTTAGTCCTCCATGTTTTTTAAACTTCAACTTATAGCTGaaataacatcatcaaaatatTCATTCACACACCAAAGTTTATGTACAGATCACATAGCAACCAAACACACACATCCATGCTATAGAGGGATTCAATCTATCAGAAGATTCTTAATCAGAATACACACTAcatcaaattcaaatacattttaaacgtgtatatatatatatatatatatatatatatatataaagtctATTTGCCTAAAATGGATTTGATCCACCAAATGCCTTTGGTGTCTTGGGATCCTTCTTCTGCCCCTGGTGGTGGCGGATCACTCTGTGGAGTCTTGTGGAGTTTGCTCACATCATATCCTTCGTCAATGGCTTTCTGAACAAGAAAATTGTAGATATCTTCATCCAAATGGGTTTTTCTGCATAAAATCTACAATTCATAATTCACCAACGTTAGCTCAGCAAAATCAAATTAACACCAAGCTTTTTAAACTAACTGTAGCAGCAATGCCAACACATAACTTTCAACTTATCAGTATCAGTTTGCAGTAACATTCTGAATTGGTAAAGCTTCAACCTCAGTAATGTCTTGAATTCAAGACCCATTACTCAAAACAAGAATACCCCATTTCCCATTCTTCTCAATATtcatttaaagataaaaaaacataaatctttGACAAAACTTTATCCTCAttgtttctctttcaaatacAAAACCACCTTTTCAGCACAAAACCCTCTGTCATAGAACTTTATGCTCGGAACTAATACTGTCCAAtattaaacacattttttatttcctaatGTGGATTTTGAAGAAACCAGTTACCAAGCAaatcatggaaaaaaaaaaagggtcgAGGAAGATTATGGTTTTCGCTTTTACATTCGAAGATCAGCCTAAGATCATCACAACAACCACCttcaaatataaagaaaaatcacaagAGTTTTGCAAAGTTAAATACAAACTTAAAATGATTCGTACTATCGACTTAATATAGTTACTAACACCATATCGATCAGCAGAACACAGTAGAAAAACagagacaagaaaaaaataaatagcaaCAGAAGTTAAATAGGTTTACTTACCCAAAGGTAATTCCTGCTTGGTTGGCCGATCAAAGCATACTGATAATCGTCATCAATGTAGAGGACCCAGTAGTCCCCAGTGACAGGGAAGAGGGGCAAGAAAGGTGGAACATAGAATTTTACCTTTAACTTGGCTTCGTCAGATTTTGGGTCTGCCTTGTAAGCAGTACCCTCTATATAGCCTCTCTTTCCATTAGACCAAGTCTCGTTGAGTACATGCACAGTACCATCTTTGTTAAGGGTATATGTGGCTCTGCTGTTCACACCATCCTTTGGCTGATTACGCGAAGGGAATGAGCCAATCTCGTACCATCGACCCATGTACCTTTCCAAGTCCAAACCTTTCACAACTTTCATCTCTTCCTTCGCCATTACCACCTTATAATGGGAAGTAACACGACACAGAGATCAAACAAACGATGATTTTCTGGGTACTCTCAAGTTGTGCCCTTTTATGAAGTTTCTGATAAGTGTGTCTATACATACATTCGACAGAGGAAACTTGTTTAACAATTCTAGGATAAGCCTAGAcataataatatctataattattGTAATGGCTATGATTgcatcatttctttttttagaagtatttttaggaaaatataAAACCTTAATCATGATAAATCTAATTGGTAGTTAACGTtgtatatgaaaattttgtttaaattttatgaatttatatgtcacaatttaaaatatttatttttgtctctcGTGTTTGATGCCATCAACTTTATTAGAAGCTTATTTAGAACACTTTAAGGTGAAAAATTGGCATCAtagatattaattttgtttaaataataatatttatcactattatcttatttaaagtGTGTATACAGACTTTTCTAACTCAATTGtgggtttcttgttttttttttatatatattgtctGTTTGGAATCTTGGAAAATACAGCCTCGTTAAATTTTGGCTTATTACTcctatgatttttattttcgtgAAGTGTATTCATTTTGGTTTAATGTTTAATGTTAttctaaaaagaataaattttgtttaatttgatctttttttttgttaacactgtttaaatgattaaatagtTAACACAGATAATTCAGGTGTGCATAATAATATTGAGATAGTATTTAATTACTGTCATGCCACAAAAAATAGAGTTTCGTGCCCTATCTCAAAATTAGGATTTTGCAAACCTTCTCCATaacatatttaaacaaaatttccattctttaaaacaacattgaaaaaaaaaatacgcaCTGgatcattaaacatattaagCCTTAAATTTTCTAGTAATTTCCAAAGTCGGCATGTGTAAgcttagtttttattttgaaatgcttattttgattttaaaatatattttcatttatttaaactaGACCTTAACATTataaattgcttttaaaattataccAGTATGTatagacaacaacaaaaaaaacaaatggttaagtggttaattttttttcaaatataaaagaataaatttgatgaatttatttCTAAGAATATAGTTTAGcaaataataactttaaaagTAGATATTTTTTCTTGTCTGAAAGTCGTGGAAGTGTTTGGACCACGTATTCCATCATATAGAACACTCTAGTATTCTCAAAggctttcttctctctttcaattatttctactctttattaattttaaaccctataattcttttcctttccattttaacaaaaaaagaaggttAAGAGTGTTTTTCtatgtgattattttaattattctcagtaataaaatataatacaaatattttcatattttctaaaaaggaatgatttattaattagggttttattcttataataaaatattagaatattacTTTACATTGAAGTAGAAGTTAcccaaacacaatttttatcaGCTTTTTTCTGCAGATTGTTTTATACGACGGTTTCAAATAGTTCAATTGacattttctgtttttcatttatttctatattatcattttcttcttaatataattttacaataaaaattataatgaatttaaatataatttcatctttaataataataatataatttattttctttatcaaacacgtgaaaaataaaatacaaatttcatatacttatatattaaaaatttataatgccACATTAAACAATATTGATACTCAACATTTAATTATGGacataatattcataatttttttcatgttcaaaaaataatttaagcaGTTAGTAAGTTGAGGTAAAAGATTAACTAAGATCAGtgttaatatgttttatttatattttacgattctaaatttttttaaacgctaaagtatttaaatttcgtatgtttaatacttttaaaatatttattttttgaaaagtcttgaaataaaatttcaagaccAATTGATTTGAGTTGAAATTTCTAAATACTATTGGGTTTTCAATTAGGATTTGAGTTCACCATTTagaaatacaaaagaataaaagtatttgaaattatgaaattttacagacaattaaaacttgaaatttataacattatgtatttattatgtCCACATGTTAAATGGACGAATTATAGTATCCATACTTATAATAACCTAGTACCTCTTAGTCTCTACTTTACTAAAATACCCTcttttacacacacacacacacacacacatatatatatatatatatatatatatatatatatatatatatatatatatattaaaaaatagtgaGTGATCTAATTCACATTGTTGGTGAGTGACCTGGTTCACATTGTTGGAGAAAATTTGACATATATCTACATTGGAGAGATAATGTCTCCTTCAGATCAAAGTTtcaaagtttaattttgatattattttaaaatattttttatcaatcaagatattttatgtatataaatttatatctttttctaACCGAA
The sequence above is drawn from the Vigna radiata var. radiata cultivar VC1973A chromosome 3, Vradiata_ver6, whole genome shotgun sequence genome and encodes:
- the LOC106757108 gene encoding temperature-induced lipocalin-1-like; the protein is MAKEEMKVVKGLDLERYMGRWYEIGSFPSRNQPKDGVNSRATYTLNKDGTVHVLNETWSNGKRGYIEGTAYKADPKSDEAKLKVKFYVPPFLPLFPVTGDYWVLYIDDDYQYALIGQPSRNYLWILCRKTHLDEDIYNFLVQKAIDEGYDVSKLHKTPQSDPPPPGAEEGSQDTKGIWWIKSILGK